One window of Mediterraneibacter gnavus ATCC 29149 genomic DNA carries:
- a CDS encoding virulence-associated E family protein yields the protein MNSELQNCQQTEPCTVEEIRNSLEQSEKGKVYNTAANYKRVLQYDPLLKGAIRKNLLTERIDIVKPLGWYRDSPTLTDVDVKYLLLYFEENYGLTVEKKIIDAVAVIANENRYHPVCDFLNALQWDGTERIRFCLHRFLGSDTDDYTYEALKLFLLGAISRAFKPGCKFEVMLCLVGGQGAGKSSFFRLLAVNDDWFSDDLKKLDDENVYRKMQGHWIIEMSEMIATANAKSIEEIKSFLSRQKETYKIPYETHPADRKRQCVFGGSSNTLDFLPLDRTGNRRFVPVMVYPERAEVHILADEQASREYINQMWAEAMEIYRSGNFRLRFSPAMNAYLKAHQKDFMPEDTKAGQILDYLERYSGSIVCSKQLYKEALGHDYDEPKQWELREINDIMNNAVTGWRAFSNPRYFPEPYRRQKGWERIRNDNEPDNSMDGFQEIPTEEMEQLGLPEEWLKQK from the coding sequence TTGAACAGCGAATTGCAGAACTGTCAGCAGACAGAACCATGCACAGTAGAAGAAATCCGAAACAGCTTAGAGCAGAGCGAGAAAGGTAAGGTTTATAATACTGCCGCAAATTATAAGCGTGTTCTGCAATATGACCCACTTTTGAAAGGGGCTATCCGAAAAAATCTTCTGACCGAAAGAATCGACATTGTGAAGCCCCTCGGTTGGTATCGTGACAGCCCGACATTGACGGATGTGGATGTGAAATATCTGCTCCTATATTTTGAAGAAAACTATGGATTGACCGTAGAGAAGAAAATCATAGACGCAGTTGCGGTTATTGCCAATGAAAATCGTTACCACCCTGTCTGTGATTTTCTCAATGCCTTGCAATGGGACGGAACAGAACGCATACGCTTCTGTCTGCACCGCTTTCTCGGTTCTGATACAGATGATTACACCTATGAAGCATTGAAGTTGTTTCTGCTGGGTGCTATCTCACGAGCTTTTAAGCCGGGGTGCAAATTTGAGGTTATGCTCTGTCTTGTGGGCGGTCAGGGAGCCGGAAAGTCCTCTTTCTTCCGTTTGCTTGCGGTCAATGATGACTGGTTCTCTGATGACTTGAAAAAGCTGGATGATGAAAATGTGTACCGCAAAATGCAGGGGCATTGGATTATTGAAATGTCGGAAATGATTGCAACCGCCAACGCTAAGAGCATTGAAGAAATCAAGTCCTTTCTGAGCCGCCAAAAGGAAACCTATAAGATACCCTATGAAACACATCCGGCAGACAGAAAAAGACAATGTGTGTTTGGAGGTTCTTCTAATACCCTTGACTTTCTTCCCCTTGACCGAACAGGCAACCGCCGCTTCGTTCCGGTTATGGTCTATCCTGAAAGGGCTGAGGTTCATATTTTGGCAGATGAACAGGCTTCCAGAGAGTATATCAATCAGATGTGGGCAGAAGCTATGGAGATTTACAGAAGTGGCAATTTCCGTCTGAGATTCAGTCCGGCTATGAACGCTTATCTGAAAGCCCACCAAAAGGACTTTATGCCGGAGGACACAAAGGCAGGACAGATTTTAGACTATTTGGAACGCTATTCCGGCAGCATAGTCTGCTCTAAGCAGCTTTACAAGGAAGCACTGGGGCATGATTATGACGAACCGAAACAATGGGAGCTGCGAGAGATCAACGACATTATGAATAACGCTGTCACAGGCTGGAGGGCGTTCAGCAATCCGAGGTATTTTCCAGAGCCTTACCGCCGACAAAAGGGCTGGGAGCGTATCAGGAATGACAACGAGCCTGACAACAGCATGGATGGTTTTCAAGAAATCCCGACAGAGGAAATGGAACAGTTAGGACTTCCGGAAGAATGGTTGAAGCAAAAATAA
- a CDS encoding CHC2 zinc finger domain-containing protein, with product MNVFEIVKENVTARQAAEAYGLKVGRTGMACCPFHSDMSPSMKLDERYYCFGCGATGDAVDLTAKLFGIGLREAAVKLAEDFGLNYDSRQKPSVRPRIREPTPEQKYQKGENHCYKVLTDYFHLLREWEKKYAPKQPDEEWNPMFAEALYKKNYIEYLLDILLYGSLEERKALVAEQRKEVLKLEQRIAELSADRTMHSRRNPKQLRAERER from the coding sequence ATGAATGTATTTGAAATTGTAAAAGAAAATGTTACTGCCCGACAAGCCGCAGAAGCCTATGGCTTGAAAGTGGGTCGCACAGGTATGGCGTGCTGTCCGTTTCACTCGGATATGTCCCCCAGTATGAAGCTGGATGAACGCTATTACTGTTTTGGCTGCGGAGCAACCGGAGACGCTGTTGATCTGACAGCGAAGCTATTCGGTATCGGGCTGAGGGAAGCTGCTGTCAAACTTGCTGAAGATTTTGGTCTTAACTATGACAGCCGACAAAAGCCCAGTGTCCGCCCTCGTATTCGTGAGCCGACACCGGAACAGAAGTATCAAAAAGGAGAAAATCATTGCTACAAGGTGCTGACGGATTATTTTCATCTTCTTAGAGAATGGGAAAAGAAATACGCTCCTAAACAGCCGGATGAGGAATGGAATCCTATGTTTGCAGAAGCACTGTATAAGAAGAACTATATCGAATATCTACTTGATATTCTTCTGTATGGTTCATTGGAGGAACGAAAAGCACTTGTGGCAGAACAGAGAAAGGAGGTGTTAAAACTTGAACAGCGAATTGCAGAACTGTCAGCAGACAGAACCATGCACAGTAGAAGAAATCCGAAACAGCTTAGAGCAGAGCGAGAAAGGTAA
- a CDS encoding DUF6560 family protein → MNDFLRMCLNIITQIGPYLVVLLLLKYLVNLQQKRAKEREEEQKKGIIRTHYTIKTEKTLTIIFVFGILFTGGCTVASAIQQDDIFPPLVFGIAFVVFFIGSLNMIMWKLEVDEDEITWRSTFGRKRTFHFEDITYCERRKGSMRVYVNGEKLFTIDSNIDKEEFMEDIKRRRIPVKSYWANQHKKNRK, encoded by the coding sequence ATGAATGATTTTTTACGAATGTGTTTGAATATAATTACACAAATAGGCCCCTATTTAGTTGTACTTCTTCTTTTGAAATATCTTGTAAATCTTCAACAAAAGAGAGCTAAAGAACGAGAGGAAGAACAGAAAAAGGGAATAATTAGAACGCATTATACAATAAAAACAGAGAAAACATTGACTATTATATTTGTTTTTGGAATTTTATTTACAGGAGGTTGTACTGTAGCAAGTGCTATCCAACAGGATGATATATTTCCTCCCTTGGTATTTGGCATTGCATTTGTTGTGTTTTTTATAGGCTCATTGAATATGATTATGTGGAAACTGGAAGTGGATGAAGATGAAATCACATGGCGTTCAACTTTTGGCAGAAAGAGAACTTTTCACTTTGAAGATATTACCTATTGCGAGAGAAGGAAAGGTTCTATGCGTGTATATGTAAATGGAGAAAAATTATTTACCATTGATAGTAATATTGACAAAGAAGAATTTATGGAGGACATAAAAAGAAGAAGAATCCCTGTAAAATCTTACTGGGCAAATCAGCATAAGAAAAATCGTAAATGA
- a CDS encoding phage tail tape measure protein has protein sequence MASRIQGITVEIGGDTTKLQNALKGVNGQIKFTQSQLKDVNKLLKLDPGNTELLAQKHKLLAEAVSETKEKLATLKTAAEQANTALANGEISQEQYDALQREIVETEQDLKNLETQANQSATAVQKIATTGEKLKTVGDNISSAGQKLLPVTAGVTALGTASVTTAANFESSMSQVQATMGITKDAMSTVNGQSVNTMDTLSKLAKKMGAETAFSASECAEALNYLALAGYDTQQMCDTLPTVLNLAAAGDIALADASDMVTDAMSALGMGVDEAETMVDQMAKTASTTNTSVAQLGEGILTIGATAKSIKGGTAELNTALGILANNGIKGAEGGTHLRNIILSLQNPTDKAAAQMEALGLSVYDSEGNMRSMNDILGDLNKSMDGMTSAEKSNIISTIFNKTDLSSVNALLANTGETWDSLQKSITDSGGAAQQMADTQLDNLQGQITILKSALEGLAISFGELLMPAIKQIVGWVQKFVDWLNGMNDGTKKVIMTVALLAAALGPVLIVIGKVISAVGTIMTVVPKIAGVINTVKGAFAALNTTMLANPITLIIAAIAALVAAFIYLWNNCDGFRQFWIDLWENVKQTAVTVWNAIKEFFAQVWEAIKTIFSTVFEVIKTLVTTYFNLYKTIIQTVFNTVKTVITTIWEAIKGVFTTVFNVIKTLVTTYFNIYKTIIQTVLTIIQTVITTVWNTIKTVITTVLNAIKTIFSTVWNAIKTIISAVVGAIKGLITGDFTAVKNSITTIMNTIKSTISTIWNTIKSTISTVLGAIKGAVTSVFSGIVNAVKSAMGNVLNAVKSGFANVKNHITGLASQAFTWGKDLVMGIVNGIKSCIGAVGDAVKSVADKIKSFLHFSVPDEGPLTDYESWMPDFMGGLAKGIEKSRGMIQKAVSGVSSDMVVSPKVSSMESMTGTGTAAQPEGISGMLSAITSAVENIRTDSGDIVIPVYVGGTMLDEVIVSAQQRANLRSGGR, from the coding sequence ATGGCAAGCCGTATTCAGGGTATTACCGTTGAAATCGGTGGTGATACAACTAAACTGCAGAACGCCCTGAAAGGCGTGAACGGACAGATCAAGTTCACCCAGTCACAGCTTAAGGATGTGAACAAGCTGCTGAAACTTGATCCGGGCAACACGGAGCTTCTGGCACAGAAGCATAAACTGCTTGCGGAAGCGGTCAGTGAAACGAAAGAGAAACTGGCTACCTTAAAGACCGCAGCAGAACAGGCGAATACGGCACTTGCCAATGGCGAGATCTCACAGGAACAGTACGATGCCCTTCAGAGGGAGATCGTGGAAACGGAGCAGGACTTAAAGAATCTGGAAACACAGGCGAACCAGTCCGCAACGGCAGTGCAGAAAATTGCAACAACAGGTGAGAAGTTAAAGACGGTCGGGGATAACATTTCTTCTGCCGGACAGAAGCTCCTCCCGGTAACAGCCGGAGTGACGGCACTGGGTACGGCATCCGTAACGACTGCAGCCAACTTTGAATCTTCCATGTCACAGGTACAGGCAACAATGGGAATCACCAAGGATGCCATGTCAACGGTAAATGGTCAGTCTGTAAATACAATGGATACCCTTTCCAAGCTGGCAAAGAAGATGGGTGCAGAGACGGCTTTTTCCGCATCCGAGTGTGCAGAAGCATTGAATTACCTCGCACTTGCCGGATACGATACACAGCAGATGTGTGATACACTGCCGACCGTCCTGAACTTGGCAGCAGCCGGGGATATTGCCCTTGCTGATGCTTCGGACATGGTAACGGATGCGATGTCCGCCCTTGGAATGGGAGTGGACGAAGCGGAAACGATGGTAGACCAGATGGCTAAGACGGCATCTACCACGAATACATCGGTTGCACAGCTTGGCGAGGGAATCCTTACCATTGGTGCGACAGCCAAATCCATCAAGGGCGGTACGGCAGAGCTGAATACCGCACTTGGTATCCTTGCAAATAATGGTATCAAGGGAGCAGAAGGAGGTACACATCTCCGTAATATTATCCTGTCCTTACAGAATCCTACGGATAAGGCAGCCGCCCAGATGGAAGCACTTGGTCTTTCCGTATATGATTCCGAAGGAAACATGCGGTCAATGAATGACATCCTTGGTGACCTCAATAAGAGCATGGACGGAATGACATCCGCTGAGAAGTCCAACATCATCAGCACCATTTTCAATAAGACGGACCTTTCTTCCGTAAATGCCTTGCTTGCAAATACAGGAGAAACATGGGACAGCTTACAGAAGTCAATCACGGACAGCGGTGGTGCTGCACAGCAGATGGCAGATACACAGCTTGATAACTTACAGGGACAGATCACCATCTTGAAATCTGCACTGGAAGGCCTGGCGATATCTTTCGGTGAGCTTCTGATGCCGGCCATCAAGCAGATTGTCGGATGGGTGCAGAAGTTTGTTGATTGGCTGAATGGAATGAATGACGGTACAAAGAAGGTCATCATGACGGTGGCACTTCTGGCAGCAGCATTAGGACCGGTGCTTATCGTGATTGGAAAAGTAATATCTGCAGTCGGCACGATCATGACGGTTGTACCGAAGATTGCCGGAGTCATCAATACGGTAAAGGGAGCATTTGCAGCACTGAATACCACGATGCTTGCAAACCCGATCACTCTTATCATTGCAGCCATCGCAGCTCTTGTGGCTGCTTTTATTTACCTCTGGAATAACTGTGACGGATTCCGCCAGTTCTGGATCGACCTGTGGGAGAATGTGAAGCAGACAGCCGTTACGGTATGGAATGCCATCAAGGAATTTTTCGCACAGGTGTGGGAAGCAATCAAGACCATCTTCTCGACCGTATTTGAAGTGATCAAGACACTGGTGACTACTTACTTTAATCTGTATAAAACCATTATCCAGACGGTTTTCAATACAGTAAAGACAGTCATCACAACTATCTGGGAAGCAATCAAGGGTGTATTTACTACAGTTTTCAATGTAATAAAAACACTGGTGACAACGTATTTCAATATCTACAAAACGATCATACAGACAGTCCTGACCATTATCCAGACAGTCATTACAACGGTATGGAATACGATAAAAACAGTCATTACCACTGTACTGAATGCAATAAAGACAATCTTTTCCACGGTATGGAATGCAATCAAAACCATTATTAGTGCCGTGGTGGGGGCAATCAAGGGACTGATCACGGGAGATTTTACTGCGGTCAAAAATTCCATTACTACCATAATGAATACGATCAAGAGCACGATCTCCACCATATGGAATACCATCAAGTCGACAATTTCAACAGTGCTTGGTGCAATCAAGGGTGCAGTTACATCCGTATTCTCCGGCATCGTAAATGCAGTGAAGAGTGCAATGGGAAATGTGCTGAATGCAGTAAAGAGCGGATTTGCCAATGTGAAAAACCATATCACGGGGCTTGCATCACAGGCATTTACATGGGGCAAGGATCTGGTCATGGGAATCGTAAACGGAATCAAGAGCTGCATCGGTGCAGTCGGGGATGCAGTAAAGAGTGTGGCAGACAAGATCAAGTCATTCCTTCACTTTTCCGTGCCGGATGAAGGTCCGCTGACGGATTATGAATCATGGATGCCTGACTTTATGGGAGGTCTTGCCAAGGGTATCGAAAAGAGCCGAGGCATGATCCAGAAGGCGGTAAGCGGTGTATCTTCCGATATGGTGGTCAGCCCGAAGGTCAGCAGCATGGAAAGCATGACGGGAACAGGGACGGCAGCACAGCCGGAGGGCATTTCTGGGATGCTTTCTGCAATTACTTCTGCGGTTGAGAATATCAGGACGGACAGCGGTGACATTGTCATTCCTGTGTACGTTGGCGGTACGATGCTTGATGAGGTCATTGTTTCGGCACAGCAGAGGGCAAACTTAAGAAGCGGGGGCAGATAA
- a CDS encoding DUF6560 family protein, which yields MNDFLRMCLNIITQIGPYLVVLLLLKYLVNLQQKRAKEREEEQKKGIIRTHYIIKTEKFLVVAFIVGTIFFACCTAMSLREKEDMFVICIFGIFFLVGISGIVNMVMWKLEVNGDEITWRSTFGKKRTFRFGDITYCERKKGSVRVYVNGEKLFTIDSNIDKEEFMEDIERRRIPVKPYWTNQHKKNRK from the coding sequence ATGAATGATTTTTTACGAATGTGTTTGAATATAATTACACAAATAGGCCCCTATTTAGTTGTACTTCTTCTTTTGAAATATCTTGTAAATCTTCAACAAAAGAGAGCTAAAGAACGAGAGGAAGAACAGAAAAAGGGAATAATAAGGACGCATTATATAATAAAAACAGAGAAATTCCTTGTCGTGGCATTTATCGTAGGTACAATATTTTTTGCTTGTTGTACGGCTATGAGTCTTAGGGAAAAAGAAGATATGTTTGTCATTTGTATATTTGGAATATTTTTTTTAGTAGGCATAAGCGGAATAGTCAATATGGTAATGTGGAAACTGGAAGTGAACGGAGATGAAATCACATGGCGGTCAACTTTTGGAAAAAAGAGAACTTTTCGTTTTGGGGATATTACCTACTGCGAGAGAAAAAAAGGTTCTGTGCGTGTATATGTAAATGGGGAAAAGCTATTTACCATTGATAGTAATATCGATAAAGAAGAATTTATGGAAGATATAGAGAGAAGAAGAATCCCTGTAAAACCTTACTGGACAAATCAGCATAAGAAGAATCGTAAATGA